The following are encoded together in the Dehalococcoidia bacterium genome:
- a CDS encoding tetratricopeptide repeat protein, which produces MEGETFTAQAVAEALEIDPDDLMDFLDDYLCRPPEGAGTAAEGIVCEVGFVNLPRGSVFQYRFARPYLHHVFAKYPAREADRRIWSGRLAETLERLHYPFTNQIADALYRLFMAAGLRERAEAFRRLPIITPSLETLRWQVHLLRATVTDEDPFGTYRLFDAGFQLCGLIAQERPDLWEEGYEVSLDLLERARRLGERRKQAEALYYAAWHLQNGGFPAWAFLLARESVQLYRDFHPFSTDLARALNLLGNVFLSLKDLAGARASLENALGIWETLLGREHPYVAISLDNLGNVLQELGDLGEAWKCHKRASQILEARLGPEHPDVAIALNNLGVLLWAQGDLPGAREHFQRALDILKARLGPEHPGVTTALNGLGNVLWAQGDLVGAQACFEQVLRIRETCLGPEHPDVAAALNNLGSVLRDLGDLDEARACFERALGILRKRLPLSHPYIRILEEKLQDLEGGAD; this is translated from the coding sequence TTGGAGGGAGAGACCTTCACCGCTCAGGCCGTGGCCGAGGCCCTGGAGATAGACCCGGACGACCTGATGGACTTTCTGGACGACTACCTCTGTAGGCCTCCGGAGGGAGCGGGGACCGCTGCGGAGGGAATTGTGTGCGAGGTTGGGTTTGTGAACCTCCCTCGCGGCTCAGTCTTCCAGTACCGCTTCGCCCGCCCGTACCTTCATCACGTCTTTGCCAAATATCCGGCGCGCGAGGCGGACCGCCGAATCTGGAGCGGACGGCTGGCCGAGACGCTGGAGCGGTTGCACTACCCGTTCACCAATCAGATCGCCGACGCCCTCTACCGGCTGTTTATGGCCGCCGGGCTCCGGGAGCGGGCGGAGGCTTTTCGCCGCCTCCCCATCATCACTCCCAGCCTGGAAACGCTCCGCTGGCAGGTCCACCTCCTTCGGGCGACGGTCACTGACGAGGACCCCTTCGGGACTTACCGCCTCTTTGACGCGGGCTTCCAACTCTGCGGCCTCATCGCCCAAGAGCGGCCCGACCTGTGGGAGGAGGGATACGAAGTATCTCTGGATCTCCTGGAGCGAGCGAGGCGGCTGGGCGAGCGCCGAAAGCAGGCGGAAGCCCTGTACTATGCCGCCTGGCATCTGCAAAACGGCGGCTTTCCGGCCTGGGCCTTCCTCTTAGCCCGAGAATCCGTTCAATTGTACCGCGACTTTCACCCGTTTTCCACAGACCTCGCTCGGGCGTTGAACTTGCTGGGGAATGTGTTCTTAAGTTTAAAAGACCTGGCTGGGGCGCGAGCAAGCCTTGAGAACGCTTTGGGTATCTGGGAAACTCTCCTAGGGCGAGAACATCCCTATGTTGCTATCTCTTTAGATAACCTTGGAAACGTGCTTCAAGAATTAGGTGACTTGGGCGAGGCATGGAAATGCCACAAGCGCGCCTCGCAAATTCTGGAGGCCCGCCTGGGGCCGGAGCATCCGGACGTCGCAATTGCTCTCAACAACCTTGGGGTATTACTCTGGGCCCAGGGTGACTTACCCGGAGCAAGGGAACATTTTCAGCGGGCGCTGGACATTCTGAAGGCCCGCCTGGGGCCGGAGCATCCGGGCGTTACTACTGCACTCAATGGCCTGGGAAACGTACTCTGGGCTCAAGGCGATCTGGTTGGGGCGCAGGCATGCTTTGAGCAAGTGCTACGAATTCGGGAGACCTGCCTGGGGCCGGAGCATCCGGACGTCGCTGCTGCCCTCAACAACCTGGGGAGCGTGCTAAGGGACCTGGGCGACCTGGATGAAGCGCGGGCGTGCTTTGAGCGGGCGCTGGGAATCCTCCGGAAGCGGTTGCCGCTCAGCCATCCCTATATCCGCATCCTGGAGGAGAAACTGCAGGACCTGGAAGGGGGTGCCGACTGA